CGCCACCTCGTCGCTGCGCCGGCCTTTGGTGGTGTTGGCGGCCTGGGCCTGCGCGCCGGCCAGGCGTGCCTGGGCTTCGGCCTGCGCCGCCTGTTCGGCCTGCGCGTCCAGCGCGAACAGCGCATCGCCCTGGCGGACCCGGTCGCCTGCCCGCACGGTCAGCGTGTCGAGCCGCCCACCCACCGGCGACGAAACATGCACATAGTCGCCCTCGACATAACCCGACCAGCCCGCTGACGGCGCCTCACCGCAGGCCACCAGTCCGGCAACCAGGGCCAGCACCGCGGCCCGGTCTGGTACGCGGTGGATGATGCGGTTGAACACACTGTCGGTCATGGGCTGGTCGTCCGTTGGGGTCCCGGCGGGGGGGGTAGGCGCTCCGCTGGCTTTGTTCATTCTGCCTTGAACTTTTCAGGTCGGGT
The DNA window shown above is from bacterium and carries:
- a CDS encoding biotin/lipoyl-binding protein, which produces MTDSVFNRIIHRVPDRAAVLALVAGLVACGEAPSAGWSGYVEGDYVHVSSPVGGRLDTLTVRAGDRVRQGDALFALDAQAEQAAQAEAQARLAGAQAQAANTTKGRRSDEVAVTRAQLAQARAQGALAQTAWARQRDLVAQGFVSQASQDAAKAALDQANARVAELEAALRVAALPAR